Proteins co-encoded in one Conger conger chromosome 4, fConCon1.1, whole genome shotgun sequence genomic window:
- the chmp5b gene encoding charged multivesicular body protein 5, whose translation MNRIFGRGTPKGPPPNLTDCIGSVDSRAESIDKKIARLDAELVKYKDQMKKMREGPSKNMVKQKAMRVLKQKRMYESQRDNLTQQSFNMEQANYTIQTLKDTKTTVDAMKIGAKEMKKAYKNVKIDQIEDLQDQLEDMMEDANEVQEALSRSYGTPEIDEDDLEAELDALGDELLMDDDSSYLDEASSAPAIPEGMPSDSRTNKDGVLVDEFGLPQIPAT comes from the exons ATGAATCGCATCTTTGGTCGAGGTACACCAAAAGGGCCTCCACCAAACCTTACGGACTGTATAGGAAGT GTTGACTCAAGGGCAGAATCTATTGATAAGAAGATTGCCAGGTTGGATGCAGAATTGGTCAAATACAAAGATCAGATGAAAAAGATGAGAGAAGGACCTTCAAag AACATGGTTAAGCAGAAGGCTATGAGAGTGCTGAAGCAGAAGAGGAT gTATGAGAGCCAGAGAGACAACCTCACGCAGCAGTCTTTCAACATGGAGCAGGCAAACTACACAATCCAGACACtgaaagacacaaaaacaaca GTGGATGCCATGAAAATTGGAGCCAAGGAAATGAAGAAGGCctacaaaaatgtgaaaattgatCAGATTGAG GATCTGCAGGATCAGCTGGAGGACATGATGGAGGATGCCAACGAGGTCCAGGAGGCCCTGAGCCGCAGCTACGGGACACCGGAGATCGATGAGGACGACCTGGAAGCTG AGCTGGATGCCCTGGGAGATGAGCTGCTGATGGATGATGACAGCTCATATTTGGATGAAGCTTCTTCTGCACCTGCCATTCCAGAGGGAATGCCCAGTGACAGCAGGACAAATAAG gATGGTGTTCTTGTGGACGAGTTTGGCCTTCCACAGATTCCTGCTACATAG
- the LOC133126986 gene encoding delta-type opioid receptor-like has product MDSNLVEIFKEDKCLSAVTDECLLNSTWQPGYSDIYNFTPNGSWANEPMSPIIPIITAVYSVVFVVGLVGNCLVMYVIIRYTKMKTATNIYIFNLALADALVTTTMPFQSTDYLLNSWPFGEIVCKVFISIDYYNMFTSIFTLTMMSVDRYIAVCHPVKALDFRTPIKAKIINVCIWILSSSAGIPALVLGSTQTNNGTTECALQFPEPYIYWDTLMKICVFVVAFIVPVLIITVCYTLMILRLKSVRLLSGSREKDRNLRRITKLVLVVVAVFVVCWTPIHIFILVKALTNVPETTAVMAAYFFCVALGYTNSSLNPILYAFLDENFKRCFKDFCLPSKLKVDRQSTNRARSTIREAAHPQENQDQTSKPV; this is encoded by the exons ATGGACAGCAATTTGGTGGAAATATTTAAGGAAGACAAGTGCCTGTCTGCTGTCACGGACGAGTGTTTGTTAAATTCCACATGGCAGCCCGGTTATTCTGACATATATaatttcacaccaaatggaaGTTGGGCGAACGAACCCATGTCGCCCATTATCCCCATTATCACTGCAGTGTATTCCGTGGTGTTTGTGGTGGGTTTAGTGGGCAACTGCCTTGTCATGTATGTTATCATCAG ATACACAAAGATGAAGACTGCCACCAATATCTACATCTTCAACCTTGCTTTGGCAGATGCCCTGGTCACCACCACCATGCCTTTCCAGAGTACAGACTACCTGCTCAACTCATGGCCTTTTGGAGAAATAGTTTGTAAGGTGTTCATCTCCATCGATTACTACAACATGTTCACCAGCATCTTCACCCTGACCATGATGAGTGTGGACCGCTACATTGCAGTCTGTCATCCAGTCAAGGCCCTTGATTTCCGCACACCCATAAAAGCCAAGATCATCAATGTCTGTATCTGGATTCTCTCTTCTTCGGCTGGCATACCAGCTTTGGTCCTTGGAAGCACTCAAACCAACAACG GCACCACGGAATGTGCCTTGCAGTTCCCAGAGCCATACATCTACTGGGACACCCTGATGAAGATCTGCGTGTTCGTTGTTGCCTTCATCGTGCCTGTCCTCATCATCACAGTTTGCTACACCCTGATGATCCTGCGGCTCAAGAGTGTTCGGCTGCTGTCGGGGTCTCGGGAGAAAGACCGGAACTTGCGGCGGATCACCAAGCTGGTTCTGGTAGTTGTGGCAGTATTTGTGGTGTGCTGGACCCccatacacattttcattttggtcaAGGCCCTCACCAATGTTCCTGAAACTACTGCTGTGATGGCTGCCTATTTCTTTTGTGTGGCCCTGGGCTACACCAACAGCAGCCTCAACCCCATCCTATATGCATTCCTGGATGAGAACTTCAAGAGATGTTTCAAAGACTTCTGCCTACCATCTAAGCTGAAGGTGGACAGACAAAGCACCAACAGGGCAAGGAGCACCATCCGTGAAGCTGCCCACCCACAGGAGAACCAGGACCAAACTAGCAAGCCCGTATGA
- the fastkd3 gene encoding FAST kinase domain-containing protein 3, mitochondrial: MVLKLVQKIQNLALTGQRLRTFPGALHLSRLSTLSRKPACPVCLWTGSRQCTVSQGGRQLQYDYGRMGLSTIGRDPLLFSPGSVSLHGDATSTFQLTLLYPPDASGDQAFADNLTSCRTSRHVLKLLQAAETMSDTMAAAALLRVADLEEGEDELKDPKILNEDVIKALFLQLEHDSTRLTDWGLVSALLACTRLHLDPWSTLMVRLISESQERLDRGCLTITQLCTLAEVLLALEGPSCVILDQIMDAVKEQEPKDWSIQELTRVYDMLQAGVGKGVHYQDLLKSMNSHAISIASRLDPTSISTILNALMVLKMTKAVPLAISLCEQSAQYVPHFTDEQLTQVLGAFIHFGLSDPNFVEAVERHIPSVAFTAHPETITKVMQYFGRRNLLSLPIFDAVAESFVYRSHLYNTSQITRQIMPFGKLGYLPPNAGALFHNVEAIVRSRFSQFLPRSALNLLHSCTLVERFPVTLFAKVFDRSFLQQLQAQGTGVDWNVLAQLTQLDLTVKLECPHYEGPSLQRSYKVKSIFTSARSLETPLDGLLYTSVDTGLVELLGGQTYFSSRVTTPYLYTLDVEIKIDKGGYVLPAHHSGEVYRRVALCIDGPKRFSSITRQLLGKETIKQRHLWLLGYDVVQIPFYEFKDLKSQAEKIEYLHKKIFPHSCRLSW, encoded by the exons ATGGTTCTCAAGCTTGTACAGAAGATACAGAACCTGGCCCTGACTGGGCAACGGCTCAGGACTTTCCCTGGTGCTTTACACCTCTCCCGGCTCAGCACACTCAGCCGGAAGCCTGCATGTCCGGTTTGCCTCTGGACCGGCTCCAGGCAGTGCACAGTGAGCCAGGGCGGCCGCCAACTCCAGTATGACTATGGGAGGATGGGCCTGTCCACCATAGGGCGGGATCCTCTGCTGTTTAGCCCAGGATCAGTGAGTCTCCACGGGGACGCCACCAGCACATTTCAGCTCACCCTACTGTATCCCCCCGACGCCTCAGGAGACCAGGCCTTCGCTGACAACCTCACAAGCTGCAGAACCTCCAGGCACGTCCTGAAGCTCCTGCAGGCAGCGGAGACTATGTCCGACACGATGGCGGCTGCTGCACTCCTTCGGGTGGCGGAtctggaggaaggggaggatgaACTGAAAGACCCAAAAATCTTGAATGAGGACGTCATCAAAGCCCTATTTTTACAGCTGGAGCACGACTCTACCAGGCTGACGGACTGGGGGCTGGTGTCAGCCCTGCTGGCCTGCACACGGCTGCACCTGGACCCCTGGAGCACGTTGATGGTGCGGCTGATCTCCGAAAGTCAGGAACGACTAGACAGGGGCTGCCTGACCATCACCCAGCTGTGCACCCTGGCAGAGGTTCTCCTGGCCCTTGAAGGCCCTAGTTGTGTGATACTCGATCAGATCATGGACGCAGTGAAGGAACAGGAGCCCAAGGACTGGAGCATTCAGGAGTTGACTCGTGTGTACGACATGTTGCAGGCTGGGGTTGGGAAGGGGGTGCACTACCAGGACCTCCTTAAGTCTATGAACTCCCATGCCATCTCCATCGCCTCTCGCCTGGACCCAACCTCTATTAGCACTATTCTCAACGCCCTGATGGTCCTGAAAATGACTAAGGCTGTGCCCCTCGCGATCAGCCTGTGCGAGCAGTCGGCCCAGTATGTGCCCCACTTCACAGACGAACAGCTAACCCAGGTACTGGGGGCGTTCATTCACTTTGGTCTCAGCGACCCTAACTTTGTGGAAGCAGTGGAAAGGCACATCCCCAGTGTCGCCTTCACTGCCCATCCAGAAACCATAACCAAGGTGATGCAGTACTTTGGGCGGCGTAAtcttctctctctgcccatTTTTGATGCGGTGGCTGAGAGTTTTGTCTACAGGTCGCACTTGTACAACACTAGCCAAATCACTCGGCAAATCATGCCCTTTGGGAAACTTGGGTACTTGCCACCCAACGCAGGGGCGTTGTTTCACAATGTGGAGGCCATCGTGCGTAGCCGCTTCTCGCAGTTTCTGCCCCGCTCAGCGCTCAACCTGTTGCACTCTTGCACCCTGGTAGAGAGGTTCCCCGTTACATTATTTGCCAAAGTCTTTGACCGTTCTTTCCTCCAACAGCTCCAAG CTCAAGGAACGGGCGTAGACTGGAACGTGCTGGCACAGCTGACGCAGCTTGACTTGACTGTGAAGCTCGAGTGTCCCCATTATGAG GGACCCAGCCTCCAGCGCAGCTACAAGGTGAAATCGATTTTCACATCCGCACGATCCCTGGAGACACCATTAGATGGACTGCTTTATACCAGTGTGGACACTGGCCTGGTTGAACTGCTAGGGGGTCAGACCTACTTTTCTTCTCGGGTCACAACTCCATACCTCTACACTTTGG ATGTGGAAATAAAGATTGATAAAGGAGGATATGTTTTGCCTGCTCACCATAGTGGAGAAGTCTACCGGAG GGTAGCCCTGTGCATCGATGGCCCAAAGAGATTCTCAAGCATCACAAGGCAGTTGCTGGGCAAAGAGACTATAAAGCAGAGACACCTCTGGCTGCTGGGCTATGATGTTGTACAG ATTCCATTCTATGAATTTAAAGATTTGAAAAGTCAAGCAGAGAAGATCGAATACCTGCACAAGAAAATCTTCCCCCACAGTTGCAGGCTCAGCTGGTGA